One window of Litorilinea aerophila genomic DNA carries:
- a CDS encoding glycosyltransferase: MRKPTLSVITLVYNQAPFLQERIRSICTQTFKDFEWIVLDDFSTDHSAEVLQRELRNVPQLKKLILHDQNIGVYQSYEEALSWCEADFVARAEGDDTCAPDYFEKAIDFLVKYPNVSFVHTAYRIIDSEGVVKRVVYPYKSTGIIPGTEVFRDLVLRGNLICSPSVIFRRNHYFSVGGINEGWTYAGDYELWLKLSAQYDVGYISEPLLDWRRLPQAISKRGTISPEGATEPYRVLNSVFGSLSSEQDHLRALRKKAIRAFSTKSMAAKAFWWLVYRREPRMALEMMRAANHYDPGVWLNPISYLATFRHLVPAAVRRMLKGSGGAMDFLPK; the protein is encoded by the coding sequence ATAACACTGGTTTACAACCAAGCTCCTTTCCTTCAGGAGCGCATTCGTTCAATATGTACTCAAACTTTCAAGGATTTTGAATGGATAGTTTTGGATGATTTTTCAACTGATCATAGCGCAGAAGTGCTTCAGCGGGAGTTGAGAAATGTGCCACAATTAAAAAAATTAATACTTCACGATCAAAATATCGGCGTTTACCAAAGTTATGAAGAAGCTCTCTCATGGTGTGAAGCTGATTTTGTTGCGCGGGCAGAAGGGGATGATACTTGCGCTCCCGATTATTTTGAAAAAGCGATTGATTTCTTGGTGAAATACCCAAATGTCAGCTTTGTTCATACAGCTTATCGTATTATTGACTCGGAAGGAGTAGTGAAACGAGTAGTTTATCCGTATAAGTCGACGGGAATAATTCCGGGAACCGAAGTGTTTAGAGATCTAGTGCTTCGAGGAAATCTTATTTGTAGTCCTTCGGTGATTTTCCGTCGCAATCACTATTTTTCTGTTGGTGGTATAAATGAAGGGTGGACATACGCTGGAGACTATGAGTTATGGCTCAAGCTCAGCGCGCAGTATGATGTGGGGTATATCTCGGAACCACTCCTGGATTGGAGAAGGCTGCCCCAGGCAATCTCCAAACGCGGTACAATTTCTCCCGAAGGTGCGACAGAACCATACCGGGTGCTCAATAGTGTGTTCGGCAGTCTCTCTTCCGAGCAAGACCACTTGCGTGCATTGCGAAAAAAAGCTATCCGAGCGTTCTCTACAAAGAGCATGGCTGCAAAGGCATTTTGGTGGTTGGTTTACCGGCGGGAGCCGCGTATGGCATTGGAAATGATGAGGGCGGCAAACCATTATGATCCTGGTGTTTGGCTAAACCCCATATCCTACTTGGCAACATTTCGGCATCTGGTCCCGGCCGCAGTTAGACGAATGCTCAAAGGGTCCGGAGGTGCGATGGATTTCTTGCCGAAGTAG